TCATTTTCAGCACTATAAAACTCATAGATATAGCCTCCCTGTGCATAATGTTCTATTGAAAGTTTTAAGAAATCTTGATTGCCATTGTAGGTTTCAATGTGTTGCCCAAGATCATTATAAATCTTAAGTTCAAAATTATAGTTAACAGGTTGGTCGTAATAGAAGTAAACCAACTCTCCGTTAGCAGGATTAGGATAGATACCGTGAGCATCTTGATCTTCCGGATGAATTTCGGGAGGAGGTGTGTGCCGAAGTAAAAATAATCCATTTTTACGGTCAGAAATTAAAATTCGTTCACTTGGGAATAAGCAATAAATTCCCCATGCACCTCTATAATCTCCATTGTCAGGACCGTCGTAAGTGTCATAATAAGCAATTCTCTCAGGTTGATCAGGTATTGAGATGTCGTAGATTTGTAAGCCATCATTATAATAAGAAAAATAGGCCAAATTATCTCGAATCATGACATTATGAGGGATGGTATTCTCATAGGTTTCAGGCTTAGTCGCCGCCAAAACTTCTATATTAGATAAATCTGAAACATCACAGACTTTAAAGCGATTGGATTGGTTTTCATCACACAAAACATAAAGGTTCCCTTGTTCATTTAACCAGCCTGAGTGAGTATACCCTTGGTCTACATAATAAGGTAAATTTCCTAACGGAATAGGCATTGTAGGATTACTAAAATCTAAGACAATTAGGCCGTCTCCAGGAACATT
This genomic stretch from Flavobacteriales bacterium harbors:
- a CDS encoding choice-of-anchor B family protein produces the protein MKSSLIITLLLLSVQLLAQIKNVMLLDNWDDNDLITTYDDESVFNECWGFVHNNEEYAVIGSTVGTHFFRITPTHQLQLIDFKEGKHSSHEIIHRDYHDYQGYLYEVADEGLSSLRIYDLQYLPDSVHIISDSDSLIVRSHNIFIDSSAALLYSCGNTSHADIDALKVISLADPTQPTQVYDYNFINYVHDIYVRNDTAYLNVPGDGLIVLDFSNPTMPIPLGNLPYYVDQGYTHSGWLNEQGNLYVLCDENQSNRFKVCDVSDLSNIEVLAATKPETYENTIPHNVMIRDNLAYFSYYNDGLQIYDISIPDQPERIAYYDTYDGPDNGDYRGAWGIYCLFPSERILISDRKNGLFLLRHTPPPEIHPEDQDAHGIYPNPANGELVYFYYDQPVNYNFELKIYNDLGQHIETYNGNQDFLKLSIEHYAQGGYIYEFYSAENDKRLSGKFIKR